One genomic window of Cystobacter ferrugineus includes the following:
- a CDS encoding LysR family transcriptional regulator yields MPLDDLRLFAMVAKHLSFVEAARRLGVPTSTLSRRVASLEDTLGARLLQRTSRRVGLTEEGERLLERAEPLLDALASVLDRTVDREEEPAGRLRVTAPVLTGSQRIAPALFAFAAKHPRISVELTLTNARVSLVEEGYDLAFRIGPIQDAELVARRIWSVPFGLAASPRFVLEVLQGRTRLDRDTLASVPAVLSRAGGTWPLRRKDGSLDELRPHERHTVNDPRVAIAAAVEGLGVVCAPLEAFEPQGDKLVRLTVVGRTVEPRELFAVYPSRRLLPRRVRLALDWVRERG; encoded by the coding sequence ATGCCCCTGGACGATTTGCGCCTGTTCGCGATGGTGGCAAAGCACCTGAGCTTCGTGGAGGCGGCGCGCAGGCTCGGCGTCCCCACCAGCACGCTGAGCCGCCGAGTGGCGAGCCTGGAGGACACCCTGGGTGCCCGCTTGCTCCAGCGCACCTCGCGGCGGGTGGGGCTGACCGAGGAGGGTGAGCGATTGCTGGAGCGCGCCGAGCCGCTCCTGGACGCGCTGGCGTCGGTGCTGGACCGCACGGTGGACCGCGAGGAGGAGCCGGCGGGAAGGCTCCGCGTGACGGCGCCCGTGCTCACGGGGAGCCAGCGCATCGCGCCCGCGCTGTTCGCCTTCGCCGCGAAGCACCCGCGCATCAGCGTGGAGCTCACCCTCACCAACGCGAGGGTGTCCCTCGTCGAGGAAGGCTACGACCTCGCCTTCCGGATAGGCCCCATCCAGGACGCGGAGCTGGTGGCACGGCGCATCTGGTCCGTCCCCTTCGGGCTCGCGGCGTCGCCGCGCTTCGTGCTCGAGGTGCTCCAGGGCCGCACGCGACTGGACCGGGACACGCTCGCCTCCGTGCCCGCGGTGCTCAGCCGCGCCGGAGGCACCTGGCCCCTGCGCCGCAAGGATGGCTCCCTCGACGAGCTGCGCCCCCACGAGCGGCACACGGTGAACGACCCGCGGGTGGCGATTGCCGCCGCCGTGGAGGGCCTGGGCGTGGTCTGCGCGCCACTGGAGGCCTTCGAGCCGCAGGGCGACAAGCTCGTGCGGCTCACGGTGGTGGGGCGTACCGTGGAGCCGCGCGAGCTGTTCGCCGTGTACCCGTCACGCCGGCTGCTCCCCCGGCGCGTGCGGCTCGCGCTGGACTGGGTGAGGGAGCGAGGCTGA
- a CDS encoding SDR family oxidoreductase — MNLQDQQIVIIGGSSGIGLGVASACLEAGASVTLVGRSPDRLEVAATQLGGGARVRTFAADVTEESQVRELFQSRPPAHHVVLTSVHAYYAPIRQFDVAQARRTLDSKLVGALNVAKHARFAGQGSLILTGGVASDRPGPGGAVIAAVNGGLVALARSLALELAPVRVNVISPGWIDTPMWEVIAGASKQERLEQHARRLPVGRVGLPADIGHAALFLMGNGFTTGETLHVDGGHRLV, encoded by the coding sequence ATGAACCTTCAAGACCAGCAGATCGTCATCATCGGTGGGTCGTCGGGCATCGGACTCGGAGTGGCCAGCGCGTGCCTGGAGGCCGGGGCGTCGGTGACGCTCGTGGGCAGGTCGCCCGACAGGCTCGAGGTCGCGGCCACGCAACTGGGCGGTGGCGCGCGCGTGCGCACCTTCGCCGCCGACGTCACCGAGGAGTCCCAGGTGCGCGAGCTGTTCCAGTCCCGACCTCCCGCGCACCACGTGGTCCTCACCTCGGTGCATGCGTACTACGCGCCCATCCGTCAGTTCGATGTGGCGCAGGCGCGCCGCACCCTCGACTCGAAGCTCGTGGGCGCGCTCAACGTCGCGAAGCATGCACGCTTCGCGGGCCAGGGCTCGCTCATCCTCACGGGCGGTGTCGCCTCGGACAGGCCCGGCCCGGGTGGGGCCGTCATCGCCGCGGTGAATGGGGGCCTGGTGGCGCTCGCGCGCTCGTTGGCGCTGGAGCTGGCGCCGGTGCGCGTCAATGTCATCTCTCCCGGATGGATTGACACGCCGATGTGGGAGGTCATCGCGGGAGCCTCGAAGCAGGAGCGCCTCGAGCAGCACGCGCGCCGGCTCCCCGTCGGGCGGGTGGGGCTGCCCGCCGACATCGGCCATGCCGCCCTCTTCCTCATGGGCAACGGCTTTACCACCGGCGAGACGCTGCACGTCGACGGCGGGCACAGGCTCGTGTGA
- a CDS encoding DUF6151 family protein: MSRDIELQCHCGKIHGWLREAAPDTVNRVVCYCDDCQAFLHHLGRAELLDEHGGSDIVQVAPSTLSFDRGLELVTAVRLTPKGLYRWYASCCKTPLGNTVSPRLPFVGIVTELFQQAPNARPCDEVFGAPRGGILGKFAIGNPPPGSVKPNVRLLARTIRMVLGWKLRGKAWPHPFFDRASGHPKYPVTELSTVERDALRSLCGPRPARA, encoded by the coding sequence ATGTCTCGAGACATCGAACTTCAGTGTCATTGCGGAAAGATACACGGATGGCTGCGCGAGGCAGCGCCAGACACGGTGAACCGCGTCGTCTGCTATTGCGACGACTGTCAGGCGTTCCTGCACCACCTCGGTCGCGCCGAGCTGCTCGACGAGCACGGCGGCTCGGATATCGTGCAGGTCGCGCCATCGACGCTCTCGTTTGATCGTGGCCTCGAACTCGTTACCGCCGTGCGCCTCACGCCCAAGGGCCTCTATCGCTGGTACGCGAGCTGCTGCAAGACGCCGCTTGGCAACACGGTGTCGCCGCGGCTTCCGTTCGTCGGGATCGTCACCGAACTGTTCCAGCAGGCGCCGAACGCACGCCCGTGTGACGAGGTCTTCGGCGCGCCGCGTGGTGGGATCCTCGGCAAGTTCGCGATCGGCAATCCTCCGCCCGGGTCGGTGAAGCCGAACGTGCGCCTGCTCGCGCGTACGATTCGCATGGTGCTTGGCTGGAAGCTCCGCGGCAAGGCGTGGCCCCATCCGTTCTTCGACCGCGCGAGCGGCCATCCGAAGTACCCTGTCACGGAGCTCTCCACGGTCGAGCGTGACGCGCTCCGCTCGCTGTGTGGCCCACGTCCCGCCCGCGCGTGA
- a CDS encoding TetR family transcriptional regulator, which translates to MSQRVRRQPQERPAAGANRAPPPLTLAPREGRDQAMIEASRAVIGLFPRERTSDFSVKELAAHAGLSERTFYRYFPRKADAIRPAVDASLARIVSDMRAASRARPLREALVESLGQTLTEENSMNWENLLAVLNETESFRAVWLQILTDAEVALARAVAERLGLSPDSQRARLAGAVLATAGRLALEQPFTPGSKRDASEVLVECLELLGPTLFEEPADRRPPARRPPPRSSRQRRG; encoded by the coding sequence ATGTCCCAGCGAGTGCGCCGCCAACCCCAGGAACGACCGGCCGCGGGTGCGAACCGGGCGCCTCCGCCCCTCACCCTCGCCCCGCGCGAGGGGCGCGACCAGGCGATGATCGAGGCCTCGCGCGCCGTCATCGGCCTGTTCCCGAGGGAGCGCACGAGCGACTTCTCCGTCAAGGAACTCGCGGCCCACGCGGGCCTCTCCGAGCGGACCTTCTACCGGTACTTCCCCCGGAAGGCGGACGCCATCCGCCCCGCCGTCGACGCGTCGCTCGCGCGCATCGTCTCCGACATGCGCGCCGCATCCCGCGCCAGGCCCCTGCGCGAGGCGCTGGTGGAGTCGCTCGGCCAGACCCTCACGGAGGAGAACTCCATGAACTGGGAGAACCTCCTCGCCGTGCTGAACGAGACGGAGAGTTTCCGCGCGGTGTGGCTGCAGATCCTCACCGACGCGGAGGTCGCGCTCGCGCGCGCCGTCGCCGAGCGGCTGGGTCTATCCCCGGACTCGCAACGGGCGCGCCTGGCCGGCGCCGTCCTGGCCACCGCGGGACGCCTCGCGCTCGAGCAGCCGTTCACCCCGGGGAGCAAGCGCGACGCGAGCGAGGTTCTCGTCGAGTGCCTCGAGTTGCTCGGCCCGACCCTGTTCGAGGAGCCCGCGGACAGGCGCCCGCCCGCGAGACGCCCGCCGCCCCGGAGTTCCCGCCAGCGACGCGGGTAG
- a CDS encoding cytochrome P450: protein MNPALAIDTPRPLKEYTPPTLELLKAIRREGFLGWMTNTWRQHGDLLRIRMGAQSLVLVTHPDHVRHVNVTRRESYDKGESYDVLRELLLGNGIVTATGEDWRWQRRLMAPFFTPRGVEKFYPIFLSDTQQLIERWRSQLQGSGRPVEMLDEMMRVTASVILHSVFSTESDEALLRIKNSIETMVSHISDTGMRPVQVPQWVPTPGNLRFRRAHKLVTAYIRELIARRRALPTEQWPDDLLTKMMTIRDEETGTLMAEQLLIDNGLTMFAAGHETTARTLSFLWYALSQNPEVERRLHAELDSVLGDAPPTINELKRLPYTLQVVKEVLRLYPAAPMYARDAVADDELDGVRIPAGTRMLVFTYGTHRHPAFWDEPERFDPDRWLPEREAARHDYAYHPFAIGPRICLGNNFSLLETHVMAAMLARRFKLRLKPGHVPRIDMFGTLGSSNGLPMLIEAR, encoded by the coding sequence ATGAATCCAGCACTCGCCATCGACACGCCTCGTCCCCTCAAGGAGTACACCCCCCCCACCCTCGAACTGCTCAAGGCGATCCGTCGAGAGGGGTTTCTCGGCTGGATGACGAACACCTGGCGCCAGCACGGGGATCTCCTCCGCATCCGGATGGGCGCGCAGTCGCTCGTGCTGGTGACCCACCCGGACCACGTGCGCCACGTCAACGTCACGCGCCGTGAGAGTTACGACAAGGGCGAGAGCTACGACGTCCTCCGCGAGCTGCTGCTCGGCAATGGCATCGTCACCGCCACCGGGGAGGACTGGCGCTGGCAGCGCAGGCTCATGGCGCCGTTCTTCACCCCTCGCGGCGTGGAGAAGTTCTACCCCATCTTCCTCTCCGACACGCAGCAGCTCATCGAGCGCTGGCGCTCCCAGCTCCAGGGCTCCGGCCGCCCTGTCGAGATGCTCGACGAGATGATGCGGGTCACCGCCTCCGTCATCCTCCACTCGGTCTTCAGCACCGAGTCGGACGAGGCCCTGCTGCGCATCAAGAACTCGATCGAGACGATGGTTTCCCACATCTCGGACACGGGGATGCGCCCCGTCCAGGTGCCGCAGTGGGTGCCCACCCCCGGGAACCTGCGGTTCCGCCGGGCCCACAAGCTCGTGACGGCCTACATCCGCGAGCTCATCGCGCGGCGCCGGGCCCTCCCCACCGAGCAGTGGCCGGACGACCTGCTGACGAAGATGATGACGATCCGGGACGAGGAGACGGGGACACTCATGGCGGAGCAGCTCCTCATCGACAACGGCCTGACCATGTTCGCCGCCGGGCATGAGACCACGGCACGGACGCTCTCGTTCTTGTGGTACGCGCTGTCCCAGAACCCGGAGGTGGAGCGGCGGCTGCACGCCGAGCTGGACTCGGTGCTGGGAGACGCGCCTCCGACGATCAACGAGTTGAAGCGGCTCCCCTACACCCTCCAGGTCGTGAAGGAGGTCCTCCGGCTCTATCCGGCCGCGCCGATGTACGCCCGTGACGCCGTTGCCGATGACGAGCTCGATGGGGTCCGCATCCCGGCCGGCACGAGGATGCTCGTCTTCACCTACGGCACCCACCGGCACCCGGCGTTCTGGGACGAGCCGGAGCGCTTCGATCCCGACCGCTGGTTGCCCGAGCGCGAGGCGGCACGCCATGATTACGCCTACCACCCCTTCGCCATCGGACCGCGCATCTGCCTGGGCAATAACTTCTCCCTGCTCGAGACCCACGTGATGGCGGCCATGCTCGCACGCCGCTTCAAGCTGCGCCTGAAGCCCGGCCACGTGCCGCGGATCGACATGTTCGGCACCCTCGGCTCGAGCAACGGCTTGCCGATGCTGATCGAGGCGCGGTGA
- a CDS encoding peptidase domain-containing ABC transporter, producing MRTDPVRHPGLTERFPAFRNLRMKGRERRIPLVRQLSEFECGVACLAMVLGYHGKPMRMEEVRQQMGAMRDGVSALDILRAARTFGLRGRGVSVDDDALHYLPTGTILHWQFSHFVVFEKLGRDGVHLLDPGLGRRKVSLERFRRSFTGVALLLEPSENFETGKKPRPRSIARYAMQVLRHSHVLQRIIVVSVILQLFALAVPALTGLIIDRVVPLGDTHLLRVVGLGFISLAGFQLLTSLIRSHLLLELRTRMDSHMTLGFLEHLVGLPYSFFQVRAAGDLMQRLNSNAAVREILSSGTLSAVLDGALVVIYLALLFVVDPSVALLVLGLGGLQLLIIALSTRRQHALMAENLEVEAKNQTEQIEILTGIQTLKAFGVEQQSVQRFSESFVNVLNVSLKRGRLLAWVDSLTGALQMMAPLVLLTFGTLQVLAGSMTLGTMMGLNALAGALLVPLANLVGTATQLQLLHSYIERMDDVLDTPSERDPTHPGRSVELKGGIELERVSFRYAATSPLVVQEVSLRIEPGQSVAIVGRSGAGKTTLAHLLLGLYLPSSGRVLFDGEDLMELDLHSVRGQMGVVPQEPSFFSSTLRGNIAITNPAAPLEHAIEAARLAQLHEDVMAMSMGYDTPLVDRGASLSGGQRQRLALARALMQKPAVLLLDEATSALDAITERRVQKSLASLQCTRVIIAHRLSTVVDADLILVMDEGRLVEAGKHQELLLRGGVYAELVRAQMMKSERVE from the coding sequence ATGAGGACTGACCCCGTCCGGCATCCAGGACTGACCGAGCGGTTTCCCGCGTTCCGCAATCTCCGGATGAAGGGCCGAGAGCGCCGCATCCCGCTCGTGCGTCAGCTCTCGGAGTTCGAGTGTGGTGTCGCCTGTCTCGCCATGGTGCTCGGGTACCACGGCAAGCCAATGCGGATGGAAGAGGTCCGTCAGCAGATGGGCGCGATGCGGGATGGGGTATCGGCGCTGGACATCCTGCGTGCGGCCCGCACCTTCGGGCTGCGCGGGCGCGGCGTCTCCGTCGACGACGATGCGCTCCACTATCTGCCCACCGGCACCATCCTCCACTGGCAGTTCTCGCACTTCGTCGTCTTCGAGAAGCTGGGAAGGGACGGCGTCCACCTGCTCGACCCAGGCCTCGGCCGGCGCAAGGTGTCCCTGGAGCGCTTCCGCCGGTCCTTCACGGGCGTGGCCCTGCTGTTGGAGCCGAGCGAGAACTTCGAGACGGGCAAGAAGCCCCGTCCCCGCTCCATCGCCCGGTATGCGATGCAAGTGCTGCGACACTCACACGTCCTCCAGCGCATCATCGTCGTCTCGGTCATCCTCCAGCTCTTCGCGCTGGCGGTCCCCGCGCTGACGGGGCTCATCATCGACCGGGTGGTTCCCCTCGGGGACACCCACCTGCTGAGAGTGGTGGGCCTGGGCTTCATCTCGCTGGCCGGCTTCCAGCTCCTCACCTCGCTCATCCGCAGCCACCTGCTGCTCGAGCTGCGCACGCGCATGGACTCGCACATGACGCTCGGCTTCCTGGAGCACCTGGTGGGCTTGCCCTACTCCTTCTTCCAGGTGCGCGCGGCAGGCGATTTGATGCAGCGGCTCAACAGCAACGCCGCCGTGCGGGAAATCCTCTCCTCGGGCACGCTCTCCGCTGTGCTCGACGGCGCCCTGGTCGTCATCTACCTCGCGCTGCTGTTCGTGGTGGACCCGTCCGTGGCGCTCCTCGTCCTGGGTCTGGGAGGACTGCAACTCCTCATCATCGCGCTCTCCACGCGGCGCCAGCACGCGTTGATGGCGGAGAACCTGGAAGTGGAGGCGAAGAACCAGACCGAACAGATCGAAATCCTCACCGGCATCCAGACGCTGAAGGCCTTCGGCGTGGAGCAGCAGTCGGTGCAGCGCTTTTCGGAGAGCTTCGTCAACGTGCTCAACGTCTCGCTGAAGCGGGGCCGGCTGTTGGCGTGGGTGGACTCGCTCACCGGCGCCCTGCAGATGATGGCCCCACTGGTGCTGCTCACCTTCGGCACCCTCCAGGTGCTGGCGGGGAGCATGACGCTGGGGACCATGATGGGGCTCAACGCGCTCGCCGGGGCGCTGCTCGTACCACTGGCCAACCTGGTGGGCACGGCCACCCAGCTCCAACTGCTGCACAGCTACATCGAGCGCATGGACGACGTGCTGGACACCCCGTCCGAGAGGGACCCCACCCACCCCGGCCGCTCGGTGGAGCTGAAGGGAGGTATCGAGCTGGAGCGGGTGTCCTTCCGCTATGCGGCCACGTCGCCGCTGGTGGTGCAGGAGGTGTCGTTGCGCATCGAACCCGGCCAATCCGTGGCGATCGTCGGCCGCTCGGGCGCCGGGAAGACGACCCTGGCCCATCTCCTGCTCGGTCTGTACCTGCCTTCCTCCGGACGTGTGCTCTTCGATGGGGAGGACCTGATGGAGTTGGATCTCCACTCGGTGCGCGGCCAGATGGGCGTGGTGCCCCAGGAACCCTCCTTCTTCAGCTCCACGTTGCGCGGCAACATCGCCATCACCAACCCGGCCGCCCCGCTGGAGCACGCCATCGAGGCGGCCCGGCTGGCCCAGCTCCATGAGGATGTCATGGCCATGTCGATGGGCTACGACACCCCCCTGGTGGATCGGGGTGCGTCGCTCTCGGGCGGCCAGCGGCAGCGGCTGGCACTTGCCCGGGCGCTGATGCAGAAGCCGGCGGTGCTGCTGTTGGACGAGGCCACCAGCGCCCTCGACGCCATCACCGAGCGCCGGGTGCAGAAGTCGCTCGCCTCCCTCCAGTGCACGCGCGTCATCATCGCCCACCGGCTGAGCACCGTGGTGGACGCGGATCTCATCCTCGTCATGGACGAGGGCCGGCTCGTGGAAGCCGGCAAGCATCAGGAACTGCTCCTGCGGGGTGGCGTCTACGCGGAGTTGGTGCGGGCCCAGATGATGAAGAGCGAACGGGTGGAGTGA
- a CDS encoding efflux RND transporter periplasmic adaptor subunit encodes MEATRRPSIFREEALRHHEGTQEDGDLLRISPRWTRWTYWVLLALVVFAGLFSLLGTIPEHASGPAVVKVEGRSDLTPETPGIVASVNVKPGQRVEAGQPLVSFLSQEETAALERTQREFELQLLRVLQDPTDEAARQALTSLRAERELAQARRQARTLRAPHAGVVSALRVRQGQYVNPGENVVSVVGDEVNVTLMALLPGGYRPRLAPGKPLRVELNGFSHEYQTLTIESVGDQVIGPNEVRRYLGADSSDALSLSGPMVLVRARIGSPTFTLKGRSFNYFDGMQARAEVRVREERILVTLIPGLKGALGHED; translated from the coding sequence ATGGAAGCCACCCGACGTCCGTCCATCTTCCGCGAGGAGGCGCTGCGCCACCACGAGGGCACGCAGGAAGACGGAGACCTCCTCCGCATCTCTCCCCGGTGGACCCGGTGGACCTACTGGGTGCTGCTCGCCCTGGTCGTCTTCGCGGGCCTCTTCTCGCTGCTCGGCACCATCCCCGAGCACGCCTCCGGCCCCGCGGTGGTGAAGGTCGAGGGGCGGAGTGATCTCACCCCCGAGACACCGGGCATCGTCGCGTCCGTGAACGTAAAACCCGGACAACGGGTGGAGGCCGGACAACCGCTGGTGAGCTTCCTCTCCCAGGAGGAGACGGCCGCACTGGAGCGCACCCAGCGCGAGTTCGAATTGCAACTCCTCCGGGTGCTGCAGGATCCCACGGACGAGGCCGCGCGCCAGGCCCTCACGTCGCTGCGCGCCGAGCGCGAGCTGGCCCAGGCCCGGAGGCAGGCACGCACCCTGCGGGCGCCGCACGCCGGAGTCGTGAGCGCCCTGCGCGTCCGACAGGGCCAATACGTCAATCCGGGTGAGAACGTGGTCTCCGTGGTCGGCGACGAAGTGAACGTGACCCTGATGGCCCTGCTGCCCGGGGGCTATCGGCCGAGGCTCGCCCCCGGCAAGCCGCTGCGCGTGGAGCTGAACGGCTTCAGCCACGAATACCAGACGCTCACCATCGAATCCGTGGGAGATCAGGTCATCGGTCCCAACGAGGTCCGCCGCTACCTCGGCGCGGACAGCAGCGATGCCCTTTCCCTCTCCGGCCCCATGGTGCTGGTGCGAGCACGCATCGGCTCGCCCACCTTCACCCTCAAGGGAAGGTCTTTCAACTACTTCGACGGGATGCAGGCCAGGGCCGAGGTGCGCGTGCGCGAGGAGCGAATCCTCGTCACGCTCATTCCGGGTCTGAAAGGAGCATTGGGACATGAGGACTGA
- a CDS encoding efflux RND transporter periplasmic adaptor subunit, producing MGWGLVLLGIVGAEAPALANPDSSGNVPPPAQGVDGEAVAHSGAEESFLGVIIPHDSVAVSFRFDSRLERLEVEMGEAVHEGQVLARLDTRSLRQSLAAAQAMLQGSHAEEQAATFALSEAREKKGRYITPRSLELGVYSQEELARVRYEESTATARLQAARAQTLQRQAEVTGLRQNLDDATLVAPFDGVVAATLASPGARLAAGQPVLKLLGIGGWKVRFAITEAAARDLQPGDPVEVNVLQNDLPLTGTVESIAPEVDSAARLVFATATFLQPPPPEVSSGAVVHVRPVPPSQRDGGTTP from the coding sequence TTGGGATGGGGACTGGTTCTTCTGGGAATCGTGGGAGCCGAGGCGCCCGCTCTCGCGAATCCCGACTCGAGTGGCAACGTCCCGCCGCCCGCCCAGGGGGTGGACGGTGAGGCCGTTGCTCACTCGGGAGCCGAGGAATCCTTTCTTGGCGTCATCATCCCTCATGACTCCGTGGCCGTGAGCTTCCGCTTCGATTCACGACTGGAGCGGCTCGAAGTCGAGATGGGAGAGGCCGTCCACGAGGGCCAGGTGCTCGCGCGGCTCGACACGCGCTCGCTGCGTCAGAGCCTGGCCGCGGCCCAGGCGATGCTCCAGGGTTCACACGCCGAGGAGCAAGCCGCCACCTTCGCCCTCTCCGAGGCGCGTGAGAAGAAGGGCCGCTACATCACCCCACGCTCGCTGGAGCTGGGCGTCTATTCCCAGGAGGAGCTGGCGAGGGTCCGCTACGAGGAGAGCACGGCCACCGCCCGCCTGCAGGCAGCCCGGGCCCAGACGCTCCAACGGCAGGCCGAGGTCACCGGACTGAGACAGAACCTCGACGATGCCACGCTCGTGGCGCCCTTTGATGGCGTGGTGGCCGCGACGCTCGCCAGCCCCGGCGCCCGCCTGGCCGCAGGGCAGCCGGTGCTCAAGCTGCTGGGGATCGGCGGATGGAAGGTGCGCTTCGCCATCACCGAGGCCGCGGCGCGCGACCTCCAGCCGGGCGACCCCGTGGAGGTGAACGTCCTCCAGAACGACCTCCCGCTCACGGGCACGGTGGAGAGCATCGCACCCGAGGTGGATTCCGCGGCCCGCCTGGTCTTCGCCACCGCCACCTTTCTTCAACCACCGCCGCCCGAGGTCTCCTCTGGCGCGGTCGTCCACGTCCGTCCGGTGCCACCGTCGCAACGTGACGGGGGGACGACACCGTAG
- a CDS encoding HdeD family acid-resistance protein: protein MAITGSSIDSRTTPQRNTSGLWGGPFVMGLLLSLLGVVALGAVVATSVASVIFFGSMLVVAGIFEIIHAFRVRKTGPFLMFLLGGILSIVVGAMVLARPGAGLMAMTLLLAGYFFASGLFRGITSLVDRYAGWGWDFAYGLVSVVLGIIISAQMPTSSLWALGIVVGVEILVRGISIMAGALTLRGAMRQVAHS, encoded by the coding sequence ATGGCAATCACAGGCTCCAGCATCGATTCAAGAACCACTCCTCAACGGAACACGTCGGGGCTGTGGGGTGGTCCCTTCGTCATGGGTCTGCTGCTCTCCCTGCTCGGTGTCGTGGCACTGGGGGCGGTGGTCGCCACCAGCGTCGCCTCCGTCATCTTCTTCGGCTCCATGCTCGTGGTGGCGGGCATCTTCGAAATCATCCACGCCTTCCGCGTCCGCAAGACGGGCCCCTTCCTGATGTTCCTGCTGGGGGGCATCCTCTCCATCGTCGTGGGCGCCATGGTCCTGGCGCGGCCGGGCGCCGGGCTGATGGCGATGACGCTGCTGCTGGCCGGGTACTTCTTCGCCAGCGGGCTCTTCCGGGGCATCACCTCCCTCGTCGACCGCTACGCGGGGTGGGGCTGGGACTTCGCCTACGGCCTCGTGTCCGTGGTGCTGGGCATCATCATCTCCGCCCAGATGCCCACTTCCTCCCTGTGGGCCCTGGGCATCGTGGTGGGCGTGGAAATCCTCGTCCGCGGCATCTCCATCATGGCGGGGGCACTCACGTTGCGCGGGGCGATGCGCCAGGTCGCTCACTCCTGA
- a CDS encoding CapA family protein, protein MPAHREALTVFLCGDVMTGRGIDQVFPHPCPPHLYEPYVRDARDYVALAEEVNGPIPKPVGLDYIWGDALAELERRAPDVRLINLETSITTREEWWPDKGIHYRMSPAHVACLTAARIGCCALANNHVLDWGYEGLRETLATLRSAGIATAGAGTHLEQARTPAVLDVPGGGRVVVFSFGTRSSGIPPEWAAGKDRPGVELLPDLTLATARHIGARVRAIKRTGDLAIASIHWGSNWGYQVPSSQREFARTLIDEAAVDVVHGHSSHHPRGIEVYREHPILYGCGDFLNDYEGIQSDESYRGDLTLMYFVTLEPTSGRLLSFRMTPMQMRRFQACRASSEDSGWMHGVLDREGRRFGTRVTLEGDGSLALHWS, encoded by the coding sequence ATGCCGGCACATAGGGAAGCCCTTACCGTCTTCCTCTGTGGCGACGTGATGACCGGGCGAGGCATCGACCAGGTGTTTCCCCACCCGTGCCCGCCCCACCTGTACGAGCCCTATGTCCGCGACGCCCGGGACTACGTCGCACTGGCCGAGGAGGTGAACGGTCCCATTCCCAAGCCGGTGGGCCTCGACTACATCTGGGGGGATGCGCTCGCGGAGCTGGAGCGGCGTGCTCCGGACGTGCGGCTGATCAACCTGGAGACCAGCATCACCACCCGCGAGGAGTGGTGGCCGGACAAGGGCATCCACTATCGGATGAGCCCGGCGCACGTCGCCTGCCTCACGGCCGCCCGCATCGGGTGCTGCGCGCTGGCGAACAACCATGTGTTGGATTGGGGGTACGAGGGACTCCGGGAGACATTGGCCACCCTGCGGAGCGCGGGCATCGCCACCGCGGGAGCGGGAACCCACCTGGAACAAGCGCGAACTCCCGCCGTGCTGGACGTCCCGGGCGGGGGCCGGGTGGTGGTGTTCTCGTTCGGGACGAGGAGCAGCGGCATCCCACCAGAATGGGCGGCGGGCAAGGACAGGCCAGGGGTGGAGCTACTGCCGGACCTGACCCTCGCCACGGCACGGCACATCGGAGCGAGGGTGCGAGCCATCAAGCGCACGGGCGATCTCGCCATCGCCTCCATCCACTGGGGGAGCAACTGGGGCTACCAGGTGCCCTCCTCTCAGCGGGAGTTCGCTCGAACCCTCATCGACGAAGCAGCGGTGGATGTCGTCCACGGCCATTCCTCCCACCATCCCCGTGGCATCGAAGTCTACCGGGAGCACCCCATCCTCTATGGCTGCGGGGACTTCCTGAACGACTATGAAGGCATCCAGAGCGACGAAAGCTATCGCGGGGACCTGACCCTGATGTACTTCGTGACGCTGGAGCCCACGAGCGGCCGGTTGCTCTCCTTCCGCATGACGCCCATGCAGATGCGTCGCTTCCAGGCGTGCCGGGCCTCCTCCGAGGATAGCGGATGGATGCACGGTGTCCTGGACCGGGAGGGCCGGCGGTTCGGGACCCGCGTCACCCTGGAAGGAGACGGCTCGCTCGCGCTTCATTGGAGCTGA